ACCTCGTCGCGGCGCTGCGCCACGGCACGCAGGAGCGCAAACTGGTCGCTCGCCGGGCGTGATCTTCCGGGTCCTCGGTTCGGCCGCCGGAGGAGGCGTGCCGCAGTGGAACTGCGCCTGCGCGAACTGCTCGGCGGCGCGCGAAGGCCGGCGGCCGCCGCGCACGCAGTCGAGCGCCGCGGTCAGCGGCGACGGCGCGCGCTGGCTCCTGCTCAACTGCTCGCCCGACGTCGCCGCGCAGATCGAAGCCTTCGCGCCGCTGCATCCTGCACCGCCGCGCGGCACGCCCATCGCCGGCATGCTCGTCACCGACGCGAACGTCGACCATCTCGGCGGCCTCGCGGTGCTGCGCCAACACGGCGAGCGCGGCTTCGTCGTGCGCTCGAGCCGAGTCGTCCGCGCGATCGCCGTGGCGCAGCCCGCGTTCGCCGCCTTCGCTCGGCCGCCGCATCGCTGGCTGGATGCGCCGCTCGGCGCCCCGTGCGACGCCGGCGGCGACGAGGACCTCGTCGGCAACCAGCTCGCCGCGCGCGCGATCCGAGTGCCCGGCACGACGCCGGGCTACGACGGCCGCCGCAACATGCGCGGCGCCGTAGTCGCCTACGAGATCGCCGATCGCCCTTCGACTCGCTCAGGACAGGCTCCGTCAAAGGAGAAGCGCCTACTCTTCGCGCCGGTCTTCGCGGAAATTGACGAAACGCTCGAGCGTTCGATAAGGTCCGCGAGCGTCGCGATCCTCGACGGATCCTTCTACAGCGACGACGAGCTCGTCGCGCAGGGCCTCGCGAGCAAGCGCGCCCGCTCGCTGGGTCACCTTCCGGTGGGCGGCGCCGGCGGCACGCTGGAAAGACTGCGCGACATTAAGACGCGCGTGATCTTCACGCATCTCAACAACTCCAACCCGATGCTCGATCCCGACTCCCCCGCCGCCGCGCGCGTACGCGAGCTCGGCGCCGAGATCGCGTACGACGGGATGGAGCTCACTCTCTAGAAGTCGTCGTCAGGCTCGAGATCCGCCTGCCCGTCGGCGGCAAAGAACGATGCCTGCCGCATCGTCGGGATCGGCTCGAACGGCAGCGCGCTCTGCGAGAAGTCGAAGCAATCCGACAACTGTCCGGCACGCGCGTCGGTCGTATTCAGCGAGCGCAGCGCGAACGCGGCTTCCACGAACTTTAGGATGCTTCCGAACTCGTACTGCTGGTGCGACACGTAGTCGTGCTTGGCCCACGGCGAGATCACTATGAACGGCACGCGCGGGCCGAGCCCCATGCGATCGAGCTGGGGCGGCGCGACGTGATCGTACCAGCCGCCCCAGTCGTCCCACACGACGAAGATCGCGGTGCTTCTCCAATCTCGGCTCTCGCCGATCGCGTTGACGACCGACGCGACCCACTCCGGGCCGTACGAGCCTGCGCCGCGCAGGCCCACGTCCTTCTTCGAGCTGTGAAACGGCAGCGCGTGATCGGAGTTCTGCATCTTCGGGACCACCCACGTAATCGACGCGATCTTTCCGGCCCGCGCGTCGTCGAGCACCCGCGTCTCCGGCGAGACGACGTTACGCCAGCGCGATGAGTACCGGATGTGCGCGATCGCGTCGAAGGCCGACCAGATGCTGCCCAGGCGATTGATCGCCGGCGCGTAGTAGCGCCAGCTCACGCCCGCGGCGCTCGCGACGTCCGCGATGGTCGGAAAGTCGAGGCACGGAAAGATGCCCGGGTCGATCTCTTGCCCGTCCGGCGCCATCAGCGCCACGCGCGCGTAGAGCGGCGAGTCGCAACCCCAGGCGAAGCGCGTCGTTCCGACGTGGTTGGGGTTGCTCGCGGTGTACGCGGCCTGCCCGGCGATCAGATACAGGTGCGCGGGGAAGCTTGGGCCCGTGTTGGATTGAAACATCCGATCGCCGAACGTGAAGCGCTCGGCCATGGTCCAATACGGCATCACCTGGCTCTCGGGCACGTAGGCGTAGGGGAAATCCCGGGGCTGCCGCGGATACGTGGCGACGCTCGCGAAGCCGTCCATCCGCCCGCCGTCGTATTCCGTTACCCAGGCGCGATGCTGATGGTCGACGTCGGCGGGATAACCCAGGTCAACGGGGCGCAGCGAGACGGGACCGATGCGCCGCTCTCCGAACCTTACCGTATCGGCGCCCGGAAAGCCGTTGAAGAGGTTATCGACACTGCGATTCTCCTGCACGATGATGACGACATGCTTGATGTGAGTGCGCACGTCGCTAACGAACCGACCGTTCGTCGCTCCCATGGCGAGCCACGCGAGTGCCAGCGCGGAGGCTTTCGAGGGCGTGCCGCTCATGATTCGTTAAGTACCCGGGAAGACTGTTAGGGTATGGGCGTGTTGCTTGGACGGCTGGTCGCAACACTCACGATGGCCATGGTGGCATGGACGCAGTTCCGCATGGGTCCGCAGAACAACCCCGTCGTCGGCGGAGGGCTGCACGCGAGCTGGCGCACCGAGACCGGCGGCCAGATCTCGGCGAGCCCGACGGTCGTCGACGGCACGCTCTATATCGGCAACAACAACGGTTCGCTCTACGCGCTCGATGCCGAGACCGGACAGATTCTGTGGAAGGCGCATGTCACAAATCCGCTGATGAGCGCGCCGCTGATTTTCGGCGATCTCGTGATCGTCGGCGAGGGCGATCCGACGAGCCGCACCTCGTCGCCGTCCGAGCCCGTGATGGTCGGTCAGGGCCCAAGCGCGCTGATCGGTTTCGATCGCGCGACCGGCGCGATCCGTTGGCAGACGAAGCTCGCCGGATCGGCAATGCCCACGCCGGCCATCATCGACGGTGTGCTCGTGCATCACGACGGCGCCGGATGGATCAGCGGCCTCGACCCAGCGACCGGCGAGAAGAAATACGCGCGCTCAATCGGATCGATGGCGTCGATGACGGCGATGCTGCCCGTCGGAAACGGCGACTTCGTCACGTTGGGCGTCGGCACCAACGCCGCGTGGCGACTGCACGCCGATGACGGAACGCTCATATGGCGCAGCTCCTTCTCTAAAGGCGCCTCCGGCATAGGAGACTGTCCTCCCGTTACCGACGGCGCACGAGTGTTTTGCGATTACGTCTCCCCGGTCTTCCCCGATACTTCGACGGTCATCGGCAATCTCACCGTCCAGCGCGTCTACGCCCTGGACCTCAACAGCGGCGCGCCCGTCTGGGACGTCGCGCTGGAGAGCGGATCTCTGCCGATCCGCAATGAGGCCGCCATCCCGCTGCTCGCCGACGGCCTGCTCTACTTAGGAAGCGCGATCACGCCGTGGATGCACGCGCTCGACCCGGCCAGCGGCATGCTCGTGTGGGAAGCGCCGACGAAGGGCTCGGTCAAGGGCGGCGCGGTCGACGTCGACGGCGTCGTATACTTCGGCGATTTCGGGGGTTATCTGTGGGCGCTCGACGCCAAGACGGGTCACGTGGTCGGCGATAAGCTAATGAAAACGCCGTTCAACGTCGGCTCGCCGATCGTCGTCGGCAAGACGCTCGTGATCGGCAGCGACTCCGGCGCGGTGATCGCGATCCCACTCGAAGACATCCGCAACTCACACGATTCGTAGGCCGCGCGCCGCCGCAACAGAGCCGGGAGAACGTTACGCTCGTGATGGCTCGGGCGAACGTTGTCCGGCTCTGTTGCTCCCTCGGCTCATGATCTAAAAGAGATTCCAGAGGTACTGGTTGTAGACTTCGTGGTGGTACTGCACCTCTTGCGCCTTCACGAAAGTTCCGAGTAGGCGCGGGCAGCGATCCGCGCTAGCCTGTTTGAGGTCGGCGTAGCGATTCTTGACGTCAGCGCCGAGCAGCTTGCCGGTCCACTCTGAGGCGCGGAACGCCGCGAGCGCGTCGTAGATGTTGTCCGGCAGGTAGCGGTCGGCTTGGCGCAGGTTTTTGATGCTGCTCGCCGTGCCCTCGAGGCCCGTCTTGAACACCGCCAGCATCACCATGTACGGGTTCGCGTCCGGTGCGACCGAACGCACCTCGGTGCGCATGCTTCGCTGGTTGCCGATCGGGATGCGGACCATCGAGCCGCGATCGATCGCAGAGGCCTTGAGCTGGTTGGGCGCCTCGAAGTGCGGGTCGAGCCGCCGGTACGAGTTGACGCTCGAGTTGAGCATCAGGCAGATGTCGTTGCCGAGCGTGAGGATGCGGTCGACGAACTTCCATCCGAAGGCGCTGAGTTGCTCGTGGCCTTTCGGCTCCCAGAAGAGGTTCTTGCCGTTCTTGCTCACCGAGACGTTGGTATGCATGCCGCTGCCGTTCACGCCGACCACCGGCTTGGGCAAGAAGCTCGCCGTCATGCCCTGCCGCGTGGCGACCTGCCGGCAGATCAGCTTATAGAGCTGGATCTGGTCGGCGGCCGCGGCCACCTCGCCGTAGTTGTAGTTGATTTCGAACTGCGATGGCGCGACCTCCGGGTGGTCCTTCTCGTTCTGGAAGCCCATCGCGCGCTGCACCTCGGCGACGGTGTCGATGAAGTTGCGCAGCGGATCGCCCGGAAGCGAGTGGTAGTATCCACCCGTGTTTACGTACTCGAACTTGCCCGTCTCGTGGTAGCGCCGCTCGGCGTCGACGCCTTGGAAGAGGAAGCCCTCGATCTCGTTGGCGGCGTTGAGCGTGTAGCCTTCCTTGGCGTAGCAGTCGTTGGCGAGCTTCTTGAGCGCGCCACGGATGTCGCCGGCAAACGGCTTGCCATCGCGGTCGAACACGTCGCCGAAGACGAGGATCTTGCCCGGCCCGAACACGTCGGCCGGCGCCCAATAGAACGCGCTCCAGTCCAGCGACAGGCGCAGGTCGCTCTCGCGCTGCGGCGTGAAGCCGCGGATCGAAGAGCCGTCGAACGTGAGGTTGTCGTGGGAACGCAGCAAGAACTTCTTGTCGTAGTCCAACATGTGGAGGCGTCCCTCGAGGTCGCTAAATAGCACCGTCAGCGCCTTGATGCGCGGCTCCTCCGCCAGGTAGCGCAGTCGCTCTTCCTGCAGCGCGTGGAGCGGCACTCGCTCCTGGCGCTGCGCCTTTGCACGCAGGTTCAGCTCCTCGAGCTCCGCGTAGGGGAGCGCCAGAAAGTCTCGCAGATCCGCGCCGGTCGGCATCGCGGTCGAATTCATTCGTCGTCTCCTGTAGTGTAGGACGCGAGTGTATTACTACGACGCTTGCACAAGCGACGGTGCGCGCCTTTGGACAATCGGTAAAACGTTCGGCTTCCCCGCCCAGCAGGCGTCGAGGGGCTCCGGAGCGGAGGTGAGGCGCCGGAGCGCGTGGCCGCCGCTTACTTCAGCGCGTAAAAGAAGCGTACCACGTGGAAGAACACGGGCGCGGCGAAGATCAGCGAGTCCATCCGGTCGAGGATGCCGCCGTGGCCCTGCACGATCGTTCCGTAATCCTTCACGCCGCGGTCGCGCTTGATCGCCGAAAAGACGAGCCCGCCCGCGAATCCAAGCAGCGTGATCAGCAGCGAGATCGCCGCCGCGACGAGCGGCGTGAACGGCGTCATCCACCACAGCGCCGTGCCGATCGCGGTGGCGGTCAAGATGCCGCCCGCGAATCCTTCCCAAGTCTTGTTCGGGCTCACCGTCGGCGCGATCTTGTGGCGGCCCAGCAGCTTGCCCCACACGTACTGCAGCACGTCGCTCGCCTGATCGACGATCACGAGGTAGAGCAGCAGCTTCGCGTCCGGTCCGTAACCGG
The sequence above is drawn from the Candidatus Binatia bacterium genome and encodes:
- a CDS encoding alkaline phosphatase family protein — encoded protein: MSGTPSKASALALAWLAMGATNGRFVSDVRTHIKHVVIIVQENRSVDNLFNGFPGADTVRFGERRIGPVSLRPVDLGYPADVDHQHRAWVTEYDGGRMDGFASVATYPRQPRDFPYAYVPESQVMPYWTMAERFTFGDRMFQSNTGPSFPAHLYLIAGQAAYTASNPNHVGTTRFAWGCDSPLYARVALMAPDGQEIDPGIFPCLDFPTIADVASAAGVSWRYYAPAINRLGSIWSAFDAIAHIRYSSRWRNVVSPETRVLDDARAGKIASITWVVPKMQNSDHALPFHSSKKDVGLRGAGSYGPEWVASVVNAIGESRDWRSTAIFVVWDDWGGWYDHVAPPQLDRMGLGPRVPFIVISPWAKHDYVSHQQYEFGSILKFVEAAFALRSLNTTDARAGQLSDCFDFSQSALPFEPIPTMRQASFFAADGQADLEPDDDF
- a CDS encoding PQQ-binding-like beta-propeller repeat protein, producing MGVLLGRLVATLTMAMVAWTQFRMGPQNNPVVGGGLHASWRTETGGQISASPTVVDGTLYIGNNNGSLYALDAETGQILWKAHVTNPLMSAPLIFGDLVIVGEGDPTSRTSSPSEPVMVGQGPSALIGFDRATGAIRWQTKLAGSAMPTPAIIDGVLVHHDGAGWISGLDPATGEKKYARSIGSMASMTAMLPVGNGDFVTLGVGTNAAWRLHADDGTLIWRSSFSKGASGIGDCPPVTDGARVFCDYVSPVFPDTSTVIGNLTVQRVYALDLNSGAPVWDVALESGSLPIRNEAAIPLLADGLLYLGSAITPWMHALDPASGMLVWEAPTKGSVKGGAVDVDGVVYFGDFGGYLWALDAKTGHVVGDKLMKTPFNVGSPIVVGKTLVIGSDSGAVIAIPLEDIRNSHDS
- a CDS encoding glutamine synthetase family protein, whose translation is MNSTAMPTGADLRDFLALPYAELEELNLRAKAQRQERVPLHALQEERLRYLAEEPRIKALTVLFSDLEGRLHMLDYDKKFLLRSHDNLTFDGSSIRGFTPQRESDLRLSLDWSAFYWAPADVFGPGKILVFGDVFDRDGKPFAGDIRGALKKLANDCYAKEGYTLNAANEIEGFLFQGVDAERRYHETGKFEYVNTGGYYHSLPGDPLRNFIDTVAEVQRAMGFQNEKDHPEVAPSQFEINYNYGEVAAAADQIQLYKLICRQVATRQGMTASFLPKPVVGVNGSGMHTNVSVSKNGKNLFWEPKGHEQLSAFGWKFVDRILTLGNDICLMLNSSVNSYRRLDPHFEAPNQLKASAIDRGSMVRIPIGNQRSMRTEVRSVAPDANPYMVMLAVFKTGLEGTASSIKNLRQADRYLPDNIYDALAAFRASEWTGKLLGADVKNRYADLKQASADRCPRLLGTFVKAQEVQYHHEVYNQYLWNLF
- a CDS encoding MBL fold metallo-hydrolase, giving the protein MIFRVLGSAAGGGVPQWNCACANCSAAREGRRPPRTQSSAAVSGDGARWLLLNCSPDVAAQIEAFAPLHPAPPRGTPIAGMLVTDANVDHLGGLAVLRQHGERGFVVRSSRVVRAIAVAQPAFAAFARPPHRWLDAPLGAPCDAGGDEDLVGNQLAARAIRVPGTTPGYDGRRNMRGAVVAYEIADRPSTRSGQAPSKEKRLLFAPVFAEIDETLERSIRSASVAILDGSFYSDDELVAQGLASKRARSLGHLPVGGAGGTLERLRDIKTRVIFTHLNNSNPMLDPDSPAAARVRELGAEIAYDGMELTL